Genomic DNA from Noviherbaspirillum saxi:
GTCATCGTGCTGTTGATCGTGCGCAATGCCTTGGGCGTGCAGCAGGTACCGCCGAGCATGGCTTTGTATGCGATTGCGATGGCGATGACAGCCTTTGTCATGGCGCCGACGTTTCATACGATCGCGCAAGGCGTCGATAAATCGCGCGCGCACGGAGGCGCGCAAGCATCCATCGTCGAGACGGTCGGCAAAGTGGCCGAACCGCTGCGCGGTTTCATGCTCAAGCATGCCAGCGAAGAGCAGCGCGAACTGTTTCTCGACAAGGCCCGCAGCCTGTGGCCGGAACAGCAAGCCCGGCAGGCCACCTCACGCGACTTCGTGATCCTGATCCCGTCGTTCGTGATCTCCGAGATGCAGGCCGGCTTCTATATGGGCTTCCTGATCTTTATCCCGTTTCTGGTGATCGATCTGATCGTGTCCAACCTGTTGCTGGCGCTAGGCATGCAGATGGTATCGCCGACGACAGTGTCGCTGCCGCTCAAGCTATTTTTGTTCGTCATCGTCGATGGGTGGAGCAAGCTATTGCACGCCATCCTCAATACTTACCTGTGACGGAAAGGGAGCCTGCATGATCGGCGTCGCGCATATCGGTGAAATACGCGATGGCTTGCTGGCCGTCGCGCTGGCGCTGCCGCGCATGCTGGTCTGCATGCTGCTGATCCCGGTCTTTTCCTCCAGTACCTTGAACCGGACGCTGCGCATCGCGGTCGCCATCGGCTTCACCTTGCCGGTCTCATTCGGCATCGCCCATTCCTCGCTCAGCGTTGCCGGCCCGGTCATGATCGTCGCGCTGATCCTGAAGGAAGCCTTCGTTGGCCTGGTGCTCGGGACCGCGTTGGCCGCGCCGTTCTGGGCAATGGACTCGGTCGGCGCATTCATCGATATCCAGCGCGGCGCCAACACCGGTCAGCAGCTGACCCCGTTTTCGCAGCAGGATGCGTCCTTGATCGGCAGTGCCCTGCAGCAGGCGCTGATCGCGTTTCTCGCCGTGACCGGGGGATTGTCCGCGCTGTATCAGCTGCTGCTGGGCAGTTATGCGGCGTGGCCGGTGCTGGTATTGATCCCGGACTTCAGCGGTCTGTCCATCGAACGCATGATCGATGGCTTTGCGGAACTGTGCCGTCTGTCCTTCCTGTATGCGGTGCCGATTCTGGCGGTGCTGATCCTGGTCGATTTCTGCTTTGCGCTGGTCGGCCTGTTCGCCACTCAGTTGCAGGTTTACTTCGCCGCGATGCCGGTCAAAAGCATCGTCGGCATTTTCGTCTTACTGCTTTATGTCGGCATTTTGCTGGAACATGGGCATCAGTACTTCAGCAGGATGATCGAGTCCCAGTCGACCTTGTTCGAAAACATAGTAAGACGCTAGCCATGGCAGAAAAAACCAAAAAACCGACCGCGAAGAAACTGCGCGATGCCGCCGAAAAAGGGCAGGTGGTGCACAGCCCCGTGGTGGTCCGCTTTGTCGCCAGCATCGCCTTGCTCGAACTGATCTTTGCCACCCGCAATCAATGGCGACCAGCGCTGGAAACGCTGACCCAGCGTCCGTTTGACGTGCTTGGCACCGCGTCGACTGCCACGCCCGGCATGCTGGGCGAAATCCTGATGCCGGTGCTTGCCATCGCCGCCCTCATTAGCGTGGTTGCGGCCGCCTTCGCTGCAACGCTTGGCGTTGCCGCCAACATCATGCAGACCGGATTCGTGTTTTCGCCAAAGGCACTTCCCAGATATGAAGGCTTGAACGCGGTACAGAACCTGATGCAGATGTTTCAGATGGACCGGCTCCTCGAGTTGTTGCTCAATATGCTGAAAGTGACTTTCATCGGCGGCGCGGCCGGGTTCGCCGTTTATGCCTCGCTAGATACGCTGCTGCATCTGGCCGACCATACGCTGGACGTCGCCTTCGACCGCCTGCTGGATGTGGTTGTCTATATCGAGCGCTCCTCCATGGCGGCGATCGTGGTGCTTGTCGCACTGGACTGGATGTTGAAGCGTAAGACTTTCATGAAGCAAATGATGATGTCGACGGAAGACATCAAGCGCGAGCACAAGGATCAGGACGGCGACCCGCACACCAAGCAGCACCGCAAAAAGATCAGCAAGGAAATCACGCTCGGCGACAATGCCTCGAATACGCGCAAGGCGGATGTCATTGTCACCAACCCCACTCACTTTGCCGTGGCGATCGGTTTTCAGCACATCGGCTTGCCCTTGCCCTATGTGCTGGCGCGCGGCAAAGACGAGCAGGCGCTGGCGATGATAAAAATTGCCGAGAAAGACGGCATCCCGCGCGTGCGCTATGTCTGGCTGGCGCGCACCCTCTACAGCGTAGGACGCGAAGGCAAGCCGGTGCCGCGCGTTACGTTGCGCGCGGTGGCGGCCGTTTATCGCGCGCTGTACCAGTTGATGGAGCAGAAAGCGTCACAGGATGAAGCGATTGAACTCGGCACCGATCCGGAAGATCCGGAACCGCATCCGCCGAGCGCGCCCGCGTCCACGAATGAATAAATATTTTTCCGCAGGCTACGAACCGGCAGTTCGTAAAAGCAACTTAATGCGCGAACGGCAAGCGCGTTGACGCGATTCATACGAAGGAAACCATGACCCAGCATTACATCTCCCTTTTGCAGGAAATCTCCCGGATTCATGGCGGTTCCGATTTGGAAGAAATGACGCACGGCGCACAGCTCGTCATCCACGGCGTCACGGTGACGCTGATTCCGGGAGAAGGCGCGGACAGTCTTTTGCTGTTCTGCGACTTCGGCCGACCGCCGCGACAGTCCCGTGCCGAGGTGCTGCAACGGATACTGGAGACCAATCTCTTCATGTTTTCTCCGGAAAGTCCGTTTTTTTCCATGGATAACGAGACCGGGCATCTGCTATTGATGGAGCGCATGCGTGCTTCCACGGTGACGGCGGAAGTCCTGCTGGAAAAGCTGGAGCGCTATGCGCAGCACGCGCTCCGGTGGGGCGCCGGCTTCATTCTGTTCGATATCGATGCGAATCCCGAATCGTCCAGGGGATTTTCCGAATTGAATTCGCTGGTCGACAGCATGGCGGCGATGGCGGGGGGGAAGAAGCACTTGATGTGACGGCGCTTCCGCGTCGGGTGGCGATGGAAAAGATAATGACCATGGCGCTTTGCAGCGCGGATTTTTCATGGTTCAACTTAAACTCAAAAATTACAATCATGCAGATTTCAGAAAACCAAAATCCGGCAATATTGCAAACCGAAGAAAGAAACAATACCAGTACTAATGCCGTGATTCGTTATGCGGGCGATGGATTTGTGTTACCACGCCGTACTTCGTCGCTCGTTTGCTTGGCGCAGGTCTCACAGGAGATGACGCAGAGTGTTCGGATAACTCATGTGCCGGAACGGGGCACGATGATTCACCGCCCTGATGGACCGAATCGGGCTTACTCGCAGCCGGTCGTCATGCATGCCAGTTCCCAAGGTATCAGCCGCAAACGCTCTGCGTCGTATCTTTCAAGTTTCGCGTCGTCGGCAATGCCAAACTGGAGAAAGACGGTTGTCAATGGCCCGCACGACATCATGGTGAAAGAATCAGCCGCCGAGCTTAAGAAAAGTGTGTCCGTTCAATCGGAACATATTTCCATTTTTATCCATGCGATGCGCGAAGCAAAGAATTATTCGGATGCAAGCACTGCGCATATCAGCGCATGTAGGGAAATTTGTCCGGATGACGCGGAGGCTCGCAAGCGCATAGTAAAAGCCATATCCAACAGGGTGACATCCGATTTCAACAGGCAGTTCGCTCCTCTTCCCACACCTATTGCGACCGCATTTAATGCGGTCCTCAGTGCGTTGATGGGAAGCGCACCACAATTCGAGGAGTATAGAAAATGGTGCGGCCCGGCCATTCGATGGGTTGAAATCAAAAGAAAGGCGATTCCAAATCACGCGTATGCGCGCGCGACTGATGAACTCGATGCGCATGACTTCGACGCATTGTTTCAATGTCTTCAGAAAAAATTAATTGCGGCACGCAATGTGGAAGTTATATGTACGGAGTTGATTCCAAACATATTGAAGTCGGACAAGAATCGACTCGACGCAATTGTTGAAAGAAGGCTCGCTGTATATCTGGCAAAGCGACTTCACACCGAAGTTAATTTGAGGCCAAAGAGGCTGGCTCTGGCGCTAGGTAAGGAACGAACGCTGGAGCGAGCGCAGGAGTTGGCTAAGGAGTTGGCTGAGCAATTAACCACCGGGCTAGATCAGGAGATCACTGATGCGCTTAATGAAGAGCTCAATGGGGAGATGGCTGCGGCACTGGCCGAGGAGTTACCTAATGAACTGACTGATGGGCTAGCTGAGGAACTGGTTAAGGAATTAAATGATGAGCTAGCCTTATTTGACAGCAAGATGAGCGAAGATATTACTCCGTCTACTCCGTCGCTTTTCGACCAGTTGATGTATCGGATAAAAAATATTAAAAAAAATCCAACGCACACACTGATCACAACGGCAATCAAGAACGATCTGAAGACAATGCAGCACCATCTGCGTAAAGAGAATTCGCCCTATGAAGCATCTGAAGACAAGCAGTGTCAGGCGTTTGACCGGGCCTGTGATTGGGTAACCGAAACTGCATCGAAAATGCCGCATACCTACCTCGCAGACTTCGGCTATGCAAATGCAATAGAACAATTAAGTGTGCTCGGTATAACCCCGGAACTTCGGCGGATAGAACTTGATGACTCGTCGGATCCCTTGTATATAGCGTTTGCATTGCTAAATGCTACGCCCGTAACCGTCTGGGACTCTGAGTATGCGGGCATTGCCATGCAACTTTTGCAAATAGAAGATCAAATGCCCGTTGAAATTTCAGGTGCCGAGCAGGATAAATTACTGTTCACGCGTAAAAATGATCATGTCATTCCCATTCTGAGTTTTATCGAACACATTAGTCAATTAAAAGAAATCGATAAAGATACGGTCAGCGATCTCATTCGGAAAATACTCGACAAATCATCAGCCAAGACCTATGCGCCCGGGTGCCTGAACGAGCAGGGTAGGATTGTCTACCAGGAGTGGGAAGATCAGTATTCGGCATCGCTTTGGCATAAACTACAGCATGCAGGTGTGCTGATTCGCCGAGACGATTTCGACAGAAGAAAAGAGATCGGTTTGTTTGAAATAAATAGTGATTTCCTTCAGTTTGCAGAGTCCGTTTATGACAAGCCCGTGGAAAAGCGCAAGCAATTCCTGGATCAATATGCGATTCATAGTGCTGTACTAGCGGTAGCCATCAAAGCGGAAGATGCGGTCACCTCAAAGGACGCTTTTCGCCTCACCACTGTCAAAGAAGCCGCGCCAGCCTCGGCAATTGAAGGCCAGATGGCGGTAGCGTCGAATATTCCCGCTGTTGGAAAAACCTTCCATGGAATGGAAGCAGCTACCAAGCCTAAGTTCGTTGCGAGTGTCGGAATATCTGACATCGTCAAGGCTGAGAAGTGGCTGAACAAATATCTTGAGGGACTTGGGAAAGAGTTGCAATTTTCCGAACAACGAGACAAGCAGCAAAAAGGCGAAGCCAATTTGCTCAAAGAGAATGCGGATTTGCCGATGATGCCATTACCGGACTTTGATCTCAACGCATTGACAGAAGAAAGCCCTGCGGCAAAAGAATTATTGGAAACTGCCTTGGGCATTGTGCACGGTGCGGATACACGGCTGTAAACGAATGCGCTAAGCGATTTATTCCGTAATCGCTCATGCATTGAAGACAGGAGAAAATATCATCGCTTGTGGGCCGCCCGCTACCGACAGTCCCGCGCACGGCCGTGCGAAGCAATTCCTACCCGCGACCCACGAACGGCATCTTGGTCGCCATCACAGTCATGAACTGCACATTCGCTTCCAGCGGCAGGTTGGCCATATACAGCACGGCATCGGCGACATGTTGCAGATCCATGGTCGGCTCCGGTTCGATGGTGCCGTTTGCCTGCGGTACACCGTTCTTCATGCGTTCGGTGCGTTCGGTCAGCACATTGCCGATATCGATCTGTCCGCAGGCGATATCGTATTTGCGTCCATCCAGTGAAGTGGACTTGGTCAGTCCGGTGACCGCGTGCTTGGTCGAGGTGTACGCGACCGAGTTCGGCCGCGGCGCATGCGCGGAAATGGAGCCATTGTTGATGATGCGTCCGCCGCGCGGCTGCTGTTCCTTCATGATGCGAAACGCCGCCTGGGTGCAAAGAAAGGCGCCGGTGAGATTGACGTCCACCGCGTTCTTCCAGGCTTCGTACGGCAGATCTTCCAGCAGCGCATGCGTTGAAAATGCGCCCGCGTTATTGAACAGTACGTCGAGGCGTCCATGGACTTCCCTGACCCTGGCAAACAAGGCGTTGACCGACGCGGGGTCGCTGACATCGGCGGGCACCACGAGCGGGGCGGTGGGGGCATCCCGGATCTGGCCGGCGACGGCTTGCAAGACATCCTGCCTTCGGCCGGTCAGTACCACGGCATAAGGCACCGCGCAGGAATAACTTGCACAATTCTGCTGGCCGTAGCGGGCTCGGCGCCCCCGGCGCGCTACGGCGTTGCTCGTCGTCGCCATAGCTCGCTATGACTCCTCCTCCCGCCTTGCAGCGCATCCCGCCACGCCCGCCAAATTGCACAAGTTATTCCTGCGCGGCGCCTAACCGTTTCGCGCAAGCGTGGTGGCAACGCTTTTCCCGATGCCGGAACCTGCTCCGGTGACTACCGCGACCTTGTATGTGAGCACTATCTTTTCTCCGGTTGTTGAAATGGATTGTTATTTGGCTAACGGTAATGCCGGGTCGGCAGGCCGTTTCTTGCGACAGAATAAATTGTAAGGCAACCGCTCTGCATGTAAGATGTCATTATTGCGCAGATATCGAAGACCCGTATTTTTTCGCTTGCAGCGGCGGCTTAAAGGAAACGTGAATGGAACTGAAACAAACCGGCATTACCGCGGCATCCCAAGCGCCACGGTATATTTTGATGCATCAAAATGACAACGTGGCGATTGTCGCCAATGATGGCGGACTGCCCGCCGGAACGGTTTTTCCGTGTGGATTAAGTCTGCGCGAGCGCGTTCCGCAAGGGCACAAGATCGCCTTGAAGGATTTGAAGGAAGGCGCCCCGATCCTGCGCTATGACGTCGTGATCGGCTATGCGGTACGCGATATCGCGCAGGGCAGCTGGATCGAAGAATCGCTCGTGCGCATGCCGCCGGCACGTGAACTGGAAGATTTGCCGATTGCGACCCGCGTACCCGCCAAGGCCGAACCGCTGGAAGCTTATACCTTCATGGGCTATCGCAATGCCGATGGCAGCGTGGGCACCCGCAATATTCTTGCGATCAGCACTACCGTGCAGTGCGTATCCGGCGTTGTCGACTATGCGGTAAAGCGGGTCAAGGAGCAACTGCTGCACAAGTATCCGAATGTCGACGATGTGATCGGGATCGAGCATAGCTATGGCTGCGGCGTCGCGATCGAGGCGCCCGGCGCTGAAATACCGATTCGCACGCTGCGCAATATTGCGACCAATCCCAATTTCGGCGGCGAGCCGGTGGTGGTCAGTCTCGGCTGTGAAAAATTGCAGCCGGCCCGGCTCTTTCCTGCCGGCGCGATCCCGATTCAGGATACCGAATCGAATCTTGTCGTCTTGCAGGATGCCCAGCACGTCGGCTTTGAATCGATGATTCAATCGATCGTGAAGACTGCGGAAAGGCAGCTCGAAAAACTGAATCGCCGCCAGCGCGTCGAGTGTCCGGCCTCCGAGCTGGTGGTCGGCGTGCAATGCGGCGGCAGCGACGCGTTTTCCGGGGTGACGGCCAATCCTGCGGTTGGCTTTGCGACCGACTTGCTGGTGCGCGCCGGTGCGACGGTGATGTTTTCCGAGGTGACCGAAGTGCGCGACGGCATTGACCAGTTGACCTCGCGCGCGGTGAATGCCGAAGTCGCCCAGGCGATGATCCGCGAGATGGAGTGGTACGACAATTACCTGAAGAAGGGCGGGGTAGACCGCAGCGCCAACACGACGCCCGGCAACAAGAAAGGCGGCCTGTCCAATATCGTGGAAAAGGCGATGGGGTCGATCGTCAAATCCGGTTCCAGCCCGATTTCCGGCGTGCTGGCCCCTGGCGAGAAGGCAAGGCAGAAAGGTTTGCTGTACGCGGCGACTCCTGCCAGCGACTTTATCTGCGGCACGCTGCAGGTGGCGTCCGGCATCAATATGCATGTTTTCACGACCGGGCGCGGCACGCCTTACGGCCTGGCTTCCGTACCGGTGATCAAGGTCGCGACGCGCGACGATCTTGCACGACGCTGGCATGACTTGATGGATGTGAACGCAGGCCGCATCGCCAGCGGCGGCGCCACGATTGAAGACATCGGCTGGGAACTCTTCCATCTGATGCTCGATGTCGCCAGCGGTCGCAAGAAGACTTGGGCAGAACACTGGAAGCTGCATAACTCTCTGGCACTGTTCAACCCGGCGCCGGTGACCTGATGCATTGACGAAGTAGGACGGCAAAACTGTCGTCAGTTCAGGCAGGCTCCATTTCGCCATCTTTGCTTGTCGCAACGACCCAGCCATCGTCGCTTTCGTTTCTGATGGCACACGCTGACCATCCGTCGTTTCGGGCGTTGCACCGCGTCCGGGGCCAGACACGGTGCTACATTTCTACATTGATATGTGTGGCATTGCCTACGTGTCACGCAAGGCCTTGCCGCGATGCCAGAAGCCATAGTTGCGTCACTAAAAAAGAAAACCGTTCCAGCGCGAATGCTGGAACGGTTTCAGTGCGTCACTCAACAGGTCGAGTGACGGGCTACGTCGGGCAGGTTCTCTACCCGGCTAGTCGTGTGTGGTCCAAATCAGAATGTGTGGCGAACGCCGATTGCCAAACCTTTGTTGCCGGTGCCGCCTTCGATCGAGCTGCCAACGGTGTAAGTACGCGATACCGGGCCCTTGCCGCTCATCTTGCCGAACGAGGTGTACAGGGTGGTGCGCTTGGACAGTGCGTGCATGTAGCCGATGCCGTAGAAGTTTGCATCGTTGGTGGCGAGATCGTCGTTGCGGCGCACGTAGTTCGCCAGGAAGCGGCCCGCACCAACCGGCACGGTAACGCCGATCATTGCATCGTCGAACTCGGCGGTTGTTGTCACGCCGCGGTCAGCTTCGGTACGGCCGTAGGCAGCGTGCAGGGTTGCAACGCCGAAGTTGTAAGTGGCGCCGAGGACCAGATTTTGGTCGGAGCCCGCCAGCACTGCCGGTGTCACGCCAGCTGCGGTCGGACGGGTGTTGGTGTCTTGATATGCCAGGCGAACATTGATGGGGCCGGCAGCGTAGCTGACGGAACCGCCGAGGTAGCGGCCGGCGGAGTTGTTGCCTGCGACTTCGCCGAAGCCGTAGCCGAGGTCAGCCTGGAAACCACCGAATTTTGGCGTGGTGTACAGAATACCGTTGTCGAAACGGCTGACATAGCCGCGTGCAAACAGGTTCACGGTCTTGGCGGTCAGGCCGTTGCCGAACGGGTCGATGGCGCCGAGCGTGACGTCGATCGGTGTGTATTGACGGCCGAGCTTGACGCTGCCGAAGCCGCCTTGCAGGCCGACGAAAGCCTGACGGCCGAACAACAGACCGCCTTGGCCCATGACGCCGGTGTCTGCCTGAAAACCGCTTTCGATGGTGAAGAGAGCGGACAGACCGCCGCCGAGGTCTTCCGTGCCTCGGAAGCCGACGCGGGAGCCGTTGGCAATGCCGCTAGTGAGCTTGTTGACGGAACCAACTGCGGGAGAGCCGGATTCACGGACATAGCCGAGGTCCATCAAACCGTAGACGGTCACATTGGTTTGAGCGGCTGCAGAGCCGGAAATTGCGCCCAGTACGGCAAGCGCGAGCAAGGTCTTTTTCATTATGGTTTCTCCTAAAGGTGCTTCATTCAAGTTTTTATCAGCGGCGAGCCGCTGGTCCTGCCAAACTTCCAGGCCCCTCGACGGGAAGCGAGATGTTTTGCCGCTTCACGCATCCAGGTTTCCCTCTCTTCATAGGCCATTCAATGCCGATGATCTTCCTGCGGCCTTGATGCAAGCCGCCGCGCATTCTTTTCGTCTGCCTGATTTTTAGGCAAAGGAAGTTCCTGACAAGCCTGAGACAGGCTTGTACGCTGGTGTGTCTGTTGTGTTTTGGCGCCTGCTTTCGCGTCGATCCATCGGTCATCGCGGGTCTGACCGGCTGCAGCTTTTGCGGCGACGCCTCTTCTACGCTCCACGAAAAATCTTCAGGCTTTTAACTTGCTCTCGATGTCACACATCATACAAATCATTTTTTTAAAATACAACGAAAAGTTTTATTGATGTGTTGTTTAAAGGAAGTTGGCTACTGTTTTTATAGGCTGAAACTTATCGGTGCTTGCCAGGAAAATCACCTTTTAGGGCTTCATTTTTATTGAAAAATGGCGATTTTCCTAACACTTACCCTACGATTTTTCATCGATTTGCACTATAACGCGCTCGCATCGATGTCGATAACCCGTTCTAGTTAGCGGGGAGCATTGATAGCGACAGACATCCTCTGAGGTTCGCGCTTGGGTGCGCCGATGAATGCGCAACAAGTCATTGACAAGTAAGGCGAAAATTCCTTACCCTCCCATCGGACATCATACAATTAATCAAGTGTGGCGCAGAAAACGTTTAACTGCTATAGAACAACCGACATACTGGAAAGCGGGGTTATCAGAATGAGCAAACTTCGTATAGGCGTGATTGGTGCCGGTATGGCATTCGCGCCGCATGCAAAAAGTTTGCAGGAGTCAGGTGCGGAACTGGAAGTCGTAACGGTGGTTGCCCGTTCCGAGGCGAGCAGGAACAAGGTGCGCGAGCAGTATGGTTTTGCCGTATCGGATTCTCCGGACGCGGTATGGAACGACAGATCGATCGACGCCGTCATGATCCTGACGCCGCCGAACACGCATCATGACCTGGTCTGCGCGGCAGCGCAGGCCGGCAAGCACATACTGCTGGAAAAACCGCTCGATGTATCGCTGAGCAAGGCGCGCGCGCTGGTCGAAGTCTGCGAGCGCAATAATGTCTTGCTGGGTGCCGTCTTTCAGCACCGCTTCAGGGAATCGAGCGTGCGGCTGCGGGATGTTTTTGCGCAAGGCGAACTGGGCGATATTGTTTCGATCTCGATTCAGGTTCCGTGGTGGCGCCCGCAAAGTTATTACGATGTGCCGGGACGCGGCACGCTGGAGCGTGATGGCGGCGGCGTGCTGCTCACGCAAGCGAT
This window encodes:
- the sctR gene encoding type III secretion system export apparatus subunit SctR, with protein sequence MMGADPIGIALFLAALSLLPLLLIVSTSFLKTVIVLLIVRNALGVQQVPPSMALYAIAMAMTAFVMAPTFHTIAQGVDKSRAHGGAQASIVETVGKVAEPLRGFMLKHASEEQRELFLDKARSLWPEQQARQATSRDFVILIPSFVISEMQAGFYMGFLIFIPFLVIDLIVSNLLLALGMQMVSPTTVSLPLKLFLFVIVDGWSKLLHAILNTYL
- the sctT gene encoding type III secretion system export apparatus subunit SctT; the protein is MIGVAHIGEIRDGLLAVALALPRMLVCMLLIPVFSSSTLNRTLRIAVAIGFTLPVSFGIAHSSLSVAGPVMIVALILKEAFVGLVLGTALAAPFWAMDSVGAFIDIQRGANTGQQLTPFSQQDASLIGSALQQALIAFLAVTGGLSALYQLLLGSYAAWPVLVLIPDFSGLSIERMIDGFAELCRLSFLYAVPILAVLILVDFCFALVGLFATQLQVYFAAMPVKSIVGIFVLLLYVGILLEHGHQYFSRMIESQSTLFENIVRR
- a CDS encoding EscU/YscU/HrcU family type III secretion system export apparatus switch protein; the encoded protein is MAEKTKKPTAKKLRDAAEKGQVVHSPVVVRFVASIALLELIFATRNQWRPALETLTQRPFDVLGTASTATPGMLGEILMPVLAIAALISVVAAAFAATLGVAANIMQTGFVFSPKALPRYEGLNAVQNLMQMFQMDRLLELLLNMLKVTFIGGAAGFAVYASLDTLLHLADHTLDVAFDRLLDVVVYIERSSMAAIVVLVALDWMLKRKTFMKQMMMSTEDIKREHKDQDGDPHTKQHRKKISKEITLGDNASNTRKADVIVTNPTHFAVAIGFQHIGLPLPYVLARGKDEQALAMIKIAEKDGIPRVRYVWLARTLYSVGREGKPVPRVTLRAVAAVYRALYQLMEQKASQDEAIELGTDPEDPEPHPPSAPASTNE
- a CDS encoding CesT family type III secretion system chaperone: MTQHYISLLQEISRIHGGSDLEEMTHGAQLVIHGVTVTLIPGEGADSLLLFCDFGRPPRQSRAEVLQRILETNLFMFSPESPFFSMDNETGHLLLMERMRASTVTAEVLLEKLERYAQHALRWGAGFILFDIDANPESSRGFSELNSLVDSMAAMAGGKKHLM
- a CDS encoding SDR family oxidoreductase → MATTSNAVARRGRRARYGQQNCASYSCAVPYAVVLTGRRQDVLQAVAGQIRDAPTAPLVVPADVSDPASVNALFARVREVHGRLDVLFNNAGAFSTHALLEDLPYEAWKNAVDVNLTGAFLCTQAAFRIMKEQQPRGGRIINNGSISAHAPRPNSVAYTSTKHAVTGLTKSTSLDGRKYDIACGQIDIGNVLTERTERMKNGVPQANGTIEPEPTMDLQHVADAVLYMANLPLEANVQFMTVMATKMPFVGRG
- the garD gene encoding galactarate dehydratase; amino-acid sequence: MELKQTGITAASQAPRYILMHQNDNVAIVANDGGLPAGTVFPCGLSLRERVPQGHKIALKDLKEGAPILRYDVVIGYAVRDIAQGSWIEESLVRMPPARELEDLPIATRVPAKAEPLEAYTFMGYRNADGSVGTRNILAISTTVQCVSGVVDYAVKRVKEQLLHKYPNVDDVIGIEHSYGCGVAIEAPGAEIPIRTLRNIATNPNFGGEPVVVSLGCEKLQPARLFPAGAIPIQDTESNLVVLQDAQHVGFESMIQSIVKTAERQLEKLNRRQRVECPASELVVGVQCGGSDAFSGVTANPAVGFATDLLVRAGATVMFSEVTEVRDGIDQLTSRAVNAEVAQAMIREMEWYDNYLKKGGVDRSANTTPGNKKGGLSNIVEKAMGSIVKSGSSPISGVLAPGEKARQKGLLYAATPASDFICGTLQVASGINMHVFTTGRGTPYGLASVPVIKVATRDDLARRWHDLMDVNAGRIASGGATIEDIGWELFHLMLDVASGRKKTWAEHWKLHNSLALFNPAPVT
- a CDS encoding porin; the encoded protein is MKKTLLALAVLGAISGSAAAQTNVTVYGLMDLGYVRESGSPAVGSVNKLTSGIANGSRVGFRGTEDLGGGLSALFTIESGFQADTGVMGQGGLLFGRQAFVGLQGGFGSVKLGRQYTPIDVTLGAIDPFGNGLTAKTVNLFARGYVSRFDNGILYTTPKFGGFQADLGYGFGEVAGNNSAGRYLGGSVSYAAGPINVRLAYQDTNTRPTAAGVTPAVLAGSDQNLVLGATYNFGVATLHAAYGRTEADRGVTTTAEFDDAMIGVTVPVGAGRFLANYVRRNDDLATNDANFYGIGYMHALSKRTTLYTSFGKMSGKGPVSRTYTVGSSIEGGTGNKGLAIGVRHTF
- a CDS encoding Gfo/Idh/MocA family protein is translated as MSKLRIGVIGAGMAFAPHAKSLQESGAELEVVTVVARSEASRNKVREQYGFAVSDSPDAVWNDRSIDAVMILTPPNTHHDLVCAAAQAGKHILLEKPLDVSLSKARALVEVCERNNVLLGAVFQHRFRESSVRLRDVFAQGELGDIVSISIQVPWWRPQSYYDVPGRGTLERDGGGVLLTQAIHTIDLALSFAGTVESVFAYAATSAVHRMETEDLVAASLRFKNGAIGTLHASTACYPGYAEQIRIAGTKGSATLEGDALAINLFDGRQILCGSPSVQGGGADPMAFSHQSHCALLRAFVQAVRSQSAPVPSGRDALRVHVLIEAMLRSAREARPVMLADC